A genomic segment from Ciona intestinalis chromosome 10, KH, whole genome shotgun sequence encodes:
- the LOC113474644 gene encoding uncharacterized protein LOC113474644, translating to MKCIWFLLLVEVMSAVGSHRPLTNGGTFELALFSSKSKTKAEIVYRMCLPKVPDYVYATARPSNPSFPHKFNVTILKIKKLSCIVEIKRVDQATGWDTMTITVDWSSYIGNGMGYQDIILWFPDVADRRKINKNTALKYCNDNGGRLVDIVDKAMYDVVYNYCRRTIVFGSHVHYRIWLGLSYSPVTDTVTQSNRKPGYHGDWYPGLPNSGSGYKMHTGLLLVIQTPSSTLPFHGMHNYSPTLDITVTQLCSTKIM from the exons ATGAAGTGCATTTGGTTTTTGTTGCTTGTAGAAGTTATGAGCGCAGTTGGTTCAC ATCGACCATTAACCAACGGCGGAACTTTTGAACTAGCTTTGTTTTCTTCGAAATCTAAAACAAAGGCAGAGATAGTCTACAGAATGTGCTTGCCCAAAGTTCCTGATTACGTTTACGCAACAGCAAGACCGAGCAACCCATCTTTTCCCCACAAGTTCAACGTGACCATTCTTAAAATCAAGAAACTCAGCTGTATAGTTGAAATAAAGCGAGTTGATCAAGCTACGGGATGGGATACGATGACGATAACTGTGGATTGGTCATCGTATATAG GTAACGGAATGGGTTATCAAGATATAATCCTTTGGTTCCCTGATGTTGCAGATAGAAGAAAGATAAACAAGAACACGGCATTAAAATACTGTAATGACAATGGCGGTCGATTGGTGGATATTGTGGATAAAGCGATGTACGACGTGgtttataactactgtcgacGAACCATTGTATTCGGATCCCATGTCCATTATCGTATTTGGCTCGGTTTAAGTTATAGCCCAGTG ACTGATACAGTGACTCAGAGCAACAGGAAACCTGGTTATCATGGAGATTGGTATCCTGGTCTTCCGAATAGTGGAAGTGGATACAAGATGCACACCGGGTTGTTGCTTGTCATCCAAACACCAAGTTCAACCCTACCCTTCCACGGAATGCATAATTATTCCCCGACATTGGATATTACCGTTACACAATTGTGTTCGACCAAGATAATGTAG
- the LOC113474634 gene encoding uncharacterized protein LOC113474634, which yields MKCIWFLLLVEVMSAVDSCNGMGYQDIILWFPDVADRRKINKNTALKYCNDNGGRLVDIVDKAMYNVVYNYCRRTIVFGSHVHYRIWLGLSYSPVTDTVTQSNRKPGYHGDWYPGLPNSGSGYKMHTGLLLVIQTPSSTLPFHGMHNYSPTLDITVTQLCSTKIM from the exons ATGAAGTGCATTTGGTTTTTGTTGCTTGTAGAAGTTATGAGCGCAGTTGATTCAT GTAACGGAATGGGCTATCAAGATATAATCCTTTGGTTCCCTGATGTTGCAGATAGAAGAAAGATAAACAAGAACACGGCATTAAAATACTGTAATGACAATGGCGGTCGATTGGTGGATATTGTGGATAAAGCGATGTACAACGTGgtttataactactgtcgacGAACCATTGTATTCGGATCCCATGTCCATTATCGTATTTGGCTCGGTTTAAGTTATAGCCCAGTG ACTGATACAGTGACTCAGAGCAACAGGAAACCTGGTTATCATGGAGATTGGTATCCTGGTCTTCCGAATAGTGGAAGTGGATACAAGATGCACACCGGGTTGTTGCTTGTCATCCAAACACCAAGTTCAACCCTACCCTTCCACGGAATGCATAATTATTCCCCGACATTGGATATTACCGTTACACAATTGTGTTCGACCAAGATAATGTAG